The Penaeus chinensis breed Huanghai No. 1 chromosome 16, ASM1920278v2, whole genome shotgun sequence genome window below encodes:
- the LOC125033311 gene encoding uncharacterized protein LOC125033311 has translation MVKAHSRGLDRKIDDFPINAGLHQGSSTFLFIVVLDVISEPFRGGLLWELMFADDLALMADNKDELQKKKGLKVNTGKAEVMVSSRRGPRADIRARHNARWRQVDQFQVPRCNGARERWLRLVMESKSDRSMGKTEKNCLVSSVIGKSQGSWRLWYTTPL, from the coding sequence ATGGTAAAGGCACATTCAAGGGGGTTAGACAGGAAAATTGATGACTTCCCCATCAACGCGGGACTACATCAAGGGTCAAGCACATTCTTGTTCATTGTTGTACTGGACGTCATAAGCGAGCCTTTTAGAGGAGGACTACTGTGGGAACTGATGTTTGCCGATGACTTGGCCCTGATGGCAGATAATAAAGacgaactacaaaaaaaaaaaggactgaagGTAAACACCGGAAAAGCAGAAGTCATGGTTAGCAGTAGAAGAGGGCCGAGAGCGGATATCCGAGCCAGACACAATGCCAGATGGAGACAGGTGGACCAATTTCAAGTACCTAGGTGTAACGGTGCCCGAGAAAGGTGGCTCAGACTCGTCATGGAAAGCAAGAGTGACCGCAGCATGGGTAAAACGGAGAAAAACTGTCTGGTGTCATCAGTCATAGGAAAATCCCAAGGAAGTTGGAGATTATGGTATACAACACCATTATAA